The genomic region acaaaattggatttttttgtgaaaaaaaatcacgctacgcacataatatttttcatataataaaaggGTGTTCTaatcaagtaaaataacaacattaacTTTACGAGATCTGTTATTCACACTTAGGCATATTATGACTGTActcagtggcggattaagagtatccgaggccctaagcacagagcctgtgtagaccccctattacttaaatggaaatagaaggttgaagaaattgaccgagcgaagcgagcgtgatgcacatgtagtttcaaatgcgcgagcgaagcgagcgcgaattttttttcggactcgtacggaggtaaaatttatcccaaacgtacttaattttttgtttgttgacaaatgcaaaaacgaaggcacatagtttctgaatacgcgaacgaagcgagcgcgaaattttaattattttaattatagactcagaaccaaaattacgtacaatgtagcccaaacgtacttaacttttaatttgttgacaaatgtaaaaacgaggacatatagtttttgaaaacgcgagcgaagcgagcgggaaatcttgattatgttttaagactcagaactaaaatttcgtaaaagggctacatttcaaaccttcatttctttctgttggacaagtaagacggataacgtaagatcgataacaacgtccgcggacttaaccggtggtccgcggaccacttggaatgcctccaggcaccaccagcccaccaccaccaggaccactgatctaaagcatccaaaaggacaatgctcatgaagtatgacaaaaaaacccaggcccggcgcaaaagaaatgtaactcaaaatataggtaaaaataagtaattaaatattagatagggggcattatcaaaatcagtggctatatgtgtgaaattgctattagaattttaacatctgcggtacattgctactcgagattttagaggtaacataatgtattagtaaaaggaacagcaaacagatacagttgtggtttaagagtgtacataatgacatgtttatgacaacttctccactattcttcatacttttacaagataataggataATAGAACTAAAAAACGATATggatgtacttttcattttaataataacgcttaaaagtcatcgattctttatttctaacacgacaagatccaaaaatgttgcgggatgcgcgaactgttcctcatgtccagcccaccctaagtaatgtgaaggggtctacacaccaaagccgctgacccggcggcacagcccggcggcacgactgccgcggcatgtggtgttctagtaattgtcaaatactctatgaaagccggcggcatgattgtacaaaatatggccggcgggttgggccgccgggctgtgccgccggcatcagcggctttggtgtgtagacaccttaaaacgctcatgacgcgatgacgtgggcgctgcagcccaATGTCCTCCACCCATGAATACAGAAGCAGTATAGCATATCCTGATATGCCATTCCTGCCATTTTCCCTCGTATAAAGAATTTAGGTGTAAAAGAACACTGCTAAAGTGAAGTTAACCCGGTTTGGACAAGGCTTGCGTCGCATCCCAAAGTCCCGAGCCGTACTtcggtatttatttatctttttggagaggcttattacttgccatattacttgtttgttgtttcagatagcactttaattaaactataagtcccagctgctcatgttacccctttaaaaatcaattagcaatttcacacatttagccattgatttcgatgatacCGATGAtgatgcagtatttcattacttattattacctataatttgagttacttttcgtttgcgccgggcttgggttttttttgagcattgtccttttcggatatgtttgttatattgcactcgtagttacagcgtgagcttcccaaagactgtacgatagcgacttcggaacgctatcgttgcctattcattctttgcccaacgatgagtagaagccgaaaaaaaaattgtataacaactgcacaattgaaaaaaaaaaatcactgcgatcgtacaacaatcaacagcactgcgaccaatcaagtttagaggcgggggtgtatgaagggtcactcccgaactgctcgcgccttgtgatttcggatatattgtggatgaatctcgataaaatgtaggtataaaatgaaacgccagcagaggatggaggcccctggagaacaggggccccaagcacgtgcttgttgtgcttatagggttaatccgccactgacTGTACTCAATCGAGTACAGTGACTTCGAATGGTTTAAACCccattattgtaatattttatataattttaatgttaaatatgtaatgtataatgTTTCATTGTACCCAGGGAGCCGCTCCGCTACCCGGTGTACGGCGTGGCGACGGTGGGCGCGGAGGGCACGTCGGCCGACAGCGGCTGGGGCGGCGCCTCCTCTGCAGAATACACCGCTTATGGCGTCGTCGTAAGTATAACACTGTGAAATATGGAAAGGAGTTCTTTTTGTTAGGAggcttttgaaaaaatataaacactgtAAGATCgaggataatatttttttaacaccaAAAGCTCAAAGCTAAAGCTCAGACCCTAATCATTTTCAGATTTAAAAGATCTTGCCCACAGGAGCATAGCAATTCtataagttggttaaaaaaaaaaaaaaactctccgCTCCGCTTTCGGCCTTAGTCTAGTTGATAGTATTGACAGCGATATCGATATAATcttacagtcttacttataaacgtgaattaaataataagttatatttaaggggtgtttaagaaaaaatcttactattAAACGTGGCTTTACAAAATCACTtgcttagcaatgtcttaaatgagctgtcaaattaagtagcctcacgcggtgtcctgcgtgagcgacgaacgcgacgcgacgcgacgcaacacgacgcgacgtaatgcgacgcgatgctatacgcgacagatgtcctacgtgattttggtcattacttctcaaatcatggagaagttgtgttacaattttgcttgaaagttcatatttaaagtacagacagcaacaatcttccaacttgtttgtactaataaacgatttctttaatatttatgttttttttgtcccacaacaatcaacgcttctgaatagttcgcggtgtcgcgtctggtcgccctcaaaacaagtacgcgttacgtcgcgtctcgccgcagactctcacataggccgcatgtagggaatgccgttgagttgatcgcgttcgtcgcgttcgcagcgtcgcgtcgcgtcgcgttcgtcgctcacgcaggacaccgcgtcacacacttgtttaacccgctaattagcaaaatggctggattcttaccagctgatttttcatttccggtttattgacagctcaactttttaattttatattttacggatgccattgttgccattacacaacgttttcatgacatatatttttttaagctaccaacattccggtagtgttgagaaattagtatgtttttatgtcattatctgttcattacttaagacatgcttaagcaacgtttataggtcaaaataatttaatcactacttaaggctttgagtagtaattagttaaaacaatgattagaagatgattagttgatttttataagtaaggctgttaatgcTCAAGTTCTTTCTCCACTAAGAATTTAATagtcataaatacataaatactaaTTGAATAAGTTTTTACTTAACCCTAATTCTCTACAGCGATATTCCTATGGTAGAAAGACCCAATAATTTTGTCTTTCTTTGTCTGAGTATACGACAACACGTTGCCGTCGGAACAGAAAGGCAACTCATAGATAGATAATGGTGTACTTACAATTTTGAAGTGAAACAATGGATTAGATTGCATTGAACAttgcaatgtaaataaaatggcttttttaatttatctgaatttatatattttatttaatacacaatAATAGAGGAGAATATAATATACCATGATCCAAAAACCTCAACAGATAAAAGAATTGCCGTATCGTCGTAGTCGTAGGTTGAAATATCGTTAAATTCGAAGGTCACTTCTaggaatgtttttgtttttacattagATTTTTCTGAATTGTAGGTAAGGTAGGGTAGATGTTTTGAAATTGCACCCCAATTTCCAAACATTATTTCTTTAGGCACGGGAAGCCAATAAAGTACTTGCAGGAAGTCTTTTTGTTTACTTTCCAGTGTTTATAATACGCAATTTAGAAGCTGGCGAAGTTCAATGCCTGCTGTTACAGgacttttgttattaaaaaaaatatgactttttGATATTCACAtttgtttaagaaataaaatatatatgctGTGAGTTCAATACTTTCTACGTTCCCTTTTCTACTTTTTACCTTATGCACTTTTTTATGAATACCTACTGTATACACTTTCTCAACATGGTTCAGTGTTAAAACTTATGCAACATTAAAgcgtattataaaaatatagatcGCAACGGAACGATCGATGATCGACGATGTGTGTGTGTGACTTGTTAGTGTCGCAGCTCAATACGAGAGTTAGTAAGCTTTTGGTCTCTATGAaacattatatacctacctacgttatGTTTCTGTTTGATGCTTTATTCTTCTAGAGAACTGTAATAACATAATGTTCGAAACAAAATTCGTATTCAGCAACTCCCACCTAGTTCAATAAAGATAGTTCGAAAGTGAAGTACCAGCAGTCTTTACCGCAGGTGGCCGGCGACGAGGCGGAGGCGCCGGCGTCGCCCGCGACCCCGGGCGCGGCGCCGGCCCCGGCCCGCATGCCGCCCGCCACCGTGCAGTGGCTGCTCGACCACTACGAGACCGCTGAGGGTGAGTCAAGTGAGGAACACACTCTATTATAACTGTCAGAAGGAGTTAATCCTGAGACGAATGTTTTTTAGCCGAGTCAAATGTGGACAACATATATTGTATCATTCGGTGGGAGACATTTTCTTGCCCACACATCATTTTTGACTTCGCAAAAAGAAGAATACTTAATTGGGTTGTTTCTAAGAAAAATGAGACCTATTACTTACACTTAAAGGACTTCGCTGTCCGTTTGACCGTTTATCCGTTCGCTTGATACCAGGCTGTATTTTCTACTTTTCAGATTTGAAACTTTTTCGATTAATATGATTATgatgtcttttttttaataaagacacTGAAATTGAACACCAGATTCCACATCTCTCCATTGCCCAAATTTATTAAGCCAAATAAGGTTCAATGCTCCTGTACGTTATCCTCGTCATCGCATAACACCGCTATGTCCACCATTAAGAAGGACGGTTCTTGGTATAAACTCCCCAATTTCGAGACTTTGCAAGGTCCTAAATAGCTGCAGTGACCTGGTGGACTTACATTTGGACGGTGTTGGCAAATTCCGTAGAATAATTATTAGCCATTTCtccaataattaaatataattgaataattaatgttataattaataattgatgtaagttattttatttatgtatattactaATGTGATTATTAATGtgattttcttgtttgttttttttttgtataaaatgtagttttactgtcatatttatttaaatgtaattgtcTCGTTTACCCTGTaaatgaaatccaaatattattataattttgtcttgtatttttaatgttgttcgCCGATATAATGCATGTGGTGTTAGCCTGTAAGTAATTGTTGcacttatataatttattgttcgtcattgttattgttatgttaatgaaatggtgtaaacaattgttggctaacctcaataaataaataaataaataaataaataaatctccaATTCGCCCCAAATAAAGAATTTGTACGAGAGTCAAATGTCTAACTTCACagttgcaaagttatttggcagGAACTGTAGACATAGTATCTCGTATTATAACAAACTTTTTCTACAGGCGTATCCCTCCCCCGTTCAACCCTGTACGCTCACTACCTCCGCCACTGCGCCACACATCGCCTCGAGCCAGTCAACGCGGCCTCCTTCGGCAAGCTCATCCGCTCCGTCTTCATAGGGCTCCGGACCCGCAGGCTCGGCACTAGGGGGAACTCCAAATACCACTACTACGGGATCAGGGCGAAGCCCGGGGTGGAACATGATCATAGCGAGGCTGGAGACGCTCAGGATCAGCACGATAATGTCGATGATAAGACTGATGTGCTGGATCAGGTTTGTGGTAGTTTGTTAAGGATTTTTATGGTTCATTTTGAAGTACTTCTTTTTCGTTTTTGACCAGATGATGTCAGTACTCCcgaattttttgaattttgagaTACACCAAATATGAGTTGTACAATTTTTGAAATccaaaaattgattttatttttgagattaaagaaaaaaaaattcaagtCATACCGATCTTTCTGAAACAAAGACTCCGAAGAATAGTGTTATTATGTTAACAGCATTTTAACGGAAAACTTAGGTACATATCTTGGATTTGAGTTTATTTGGACTGTTCTATACAGGAGGGCAGATCCCGGTCCCGGTCCCGCGACTCGGCCAGCAGCCCCACGCACGCGCACCGCCAGTACCTCGGCGCCGCCGCCCCGCCCGAGCCGCCGCCGCTCAGCATACACCCGCTGCCCGACGACGTCACGCAGGACATGCTCAACGCGCTGCGGAGGCATCACAGGTATGTAGTCGCTCCCGGTCCCGCGACTCCGCCGGCAGTACCGCCCGAGCCGCCGCCGCTCAGCATACACCCGCTGCCCGACGACGTCACGCAGGACATGCTCAACGCGCTGCGGAGGCATCACAGGTATGTAGTCGCTCCCGGTCCCGCGACTCCGCCGGCAGTACCGCCCGAGCCGCCGCCGCTCAGCATACACCCGCTGCCCGACGACGTCACGCAGGACATGCTCAACGCGCTGCGGAGGCATCACAGGTATGTAGTCGCTCCCGGTCCCGCGACTCCGCCGGCAGTACCGCCCGAGCCGCCGCCGCTCAGCATACACCCGCTGCCCGACGACGTCACGCAGGACATGCTCAACGCGCTGCGGAGGCATCACAGGTATGTAGTCGCTCCCGGTCCCGCGACTCCGCCGGCAGTACCGCCCGAGCCGCCGCCGCTCAGCATACACCCGCTGCCCGACGACGTCACGCAGGACATGCTCAACGCGCTGCGGAGGCATCACAGGTATGTAGTCGCTCCCGGTCCCGCGACTCCGCCGGCAGTACCGCCCGAGCCGCCGCCGCTCAGCATACACCCGCTGCCCGACGACGTCACGCAGGACATGCTCAACGCGCTGCGGAGGCATCACAGGTATGTAGTCGCTCCCGGTCCCGCGACTCCGCCGGCAGTAAGCCGCCGCCGCTCAGCATACACCCGCTGCCCGACGACGTCACGCAGGACATGCTAAGTCACTAGTCGCTCCCGGTCCCGCGACCGTTTGATATTTACTAAGTTACGTCCAAAACATTGAAATTATACCTTTGCAAGGACTACGCAGGCGTAGTCTGCAGACTCTCGTAGCCGCGTAGCCTTTTACCGTAGCTATAGCTTAACCCTCAaattctctctctctctctataCAGGGATCACGGCGCGGAATTCTTGTCCGCCGTAGCGGCACTCGACGCTACCGGCGTAGAACGAGCTCGCCGCGGCTTCTGGCGACGTCCACCCGCTTCACTATGCCGTCGCACTTTAGCCCGTCTCACTTCACGGCCTGACGTCTGCACTTGGTTACGAAGTGCTGAATTGAGGCTTCATCAACGAGCTGTGGAGTTACTACTGCCGGATGTGTTACGGCCTATACCAGCGGCTTTGACGCAGGCGATTCGTAACTTCGCGAAGGGTGTGGAGGCTGCGCTCGCGGCCGGGGCGGCGGGGGCTCCGGCCCGGGCGGCGAGGGCGCAGGCCCAGGCGGCTCAGGCTCTGGCGGCTGCGTTGAGGCGATATACATCGTTGAACCATCTCGCGCAAGCTGCGAGAGCCGTGTTGACTAATCATCATCAGATACATCAGGTATGTAACGTAGTGTTCAGCTGTACTTCAACAGAGATGCCACCCCAAAGATGTTTTGCACAACTAAACTGCTTGAAAATGGTTTatcaatatgaaaaaaatattaaggctCACTTTCCCACAGGAAGGCTCCTAATTGTTTTCTGATGTTCAAATGAATTTTACCGAAGTCTGGCTATAATTTCGGCCACAATTTCGATTTGgcataattattttgtacaacAATTTACCCTCGTTTagactacaattatttatcttcCTTAAGACCTTATTTACATGTACTCCCTACAGATGTTGGCGGATCTGAACCGCGTAGATTTCCGCGTGGTACGCGAGCAGGCGGCCTGGGCTTGTTCCTGCGGCAGCGCGGCTACTGCACACAAACTTGAGGCTGACTTCAAGGTAGGTACCAACTTAACTTATGGATCAGAAgtgcattttaattttaaacaaaaacttgtCTTATGGATCAGAAgtgcattttaattttaaataaaaaagcaatacaACTCAGAGCTAGGCATAGTTCCCAAGTGGTGGTCCTGTTGTCTTTTTCTTTTACAAACtcagtaataatataaatataatctcatggagaacaaaatgacgaatAGAGAGTTGGAAAATCTAAGACGGTAGATTTGCTATAATGTTGTGTTCGGGGCATGAGAAACGTTACTGACTACGCCTTCCTAGATCTTCTTTGGAACTTTACGCCTTATAAATGCACcagatcgttttggtcatgttcACCTTACGTGTTTGACatagaaggcgcttgacctaccttaaGGCATGTCATgtccactcatctttccttacttcATGATCTAAATGTAATGTGCGCGGTCGTAGTGCTGCTCGCCGCCGCGCGTGTCAGCGCTCGCGGGCGCGTGGCGGCGCGCCGCTCAAGGACATTGCTCCTGTGGTGGCCATGATCTGCGTTAGGCCAATGTATTTAAATGAACATAGCCtgattttttatgtgtttcttTGACACTAGATGGTATGTTTAATCTGCAGGCAACACTAGGCCGTGGAGCCTCCCTGGAGCAGTGGGCGGGGTGGCTGGAGGGCTGCGTGCGGACAGCACTG from Helicoverpa armigera isolate CAAS_96S chromosome 4, ASM3070526v1, whole genome shotgun sequence harbors:
- the LOC110374551 gene encoding transcription factor RFX3 isoform X1, with translation MSEMGFENVFYLENFECAGDEVLVESSPPASPDMAARLAAPTQGGGTAGAASPSAVRELIVIPEIPDSMHLQHAMQQVSSTVVEVNGDSSGHSSPTAEAQHTYITVASELRGAWARPGSRVKTEDHSDQESEGGNGVNYHVQYVTEPQEIYTQGHQTHMEPLRYPVYGVATVGAEGTSADSGWGGASSAEYTAYGVVVAGDEAEAPASPATPGAAPAPARMPPATVQWLLDHYETAEGESSVSLPRSTLYAHYLRHCATHRLEPVNAASFGKLIRSVFIGLRTRRLGTRGNSKYHYYGIRAKPGVEHDHSEAGDAQDQHDNVDDKTDVLDQEGRSRSRSRDSASSPTHAHRQYLGAAAPPEPPPLSIHPLPDDVTQDMLNALRRHHRDHGAEFLSAVAALDATGVERARRGFWRRPPASLCRRTLARLTSRPDVCTWLRSAELRLHQRAVELLLPDVLRPIPAALTQAIRNFAKGVEAALAAGAAGAPARAARAQAQAAQALAAALRRYTSLNHLAQAARAVLTNHHQIHQMLADLNRVDFRVVREQAAWACSCGSAATAHKLEADFKATLGRGASLEQWAGWLEGCVRTALAPHERRADYTARARRLLLDWSFYSSLVIRELTLRSAASFGSFHLIRLLYDEYVSYLIERRVAAHHDAPPIAVMHRHHEQDEEDIPEEQPRADPDDDDQDWEWDDDDEEDDEPDCKKQKLPEQ
- the LOC110374551 gene encoding transcription factor RFX3 isoform X3: MADFECAGDEVLVESSPPASPDMAARLAAPTQGGGTAGAASPSAVRELIVIPEIPDSMHLQHAMQQVSSTVVEVNGDSSGHSSPTAEAQHTYITVASELRGAWARPGSRVKTEDHSDQESEGGNGVNYHVQYVTEPQEIYTQGHQTHMEPLRYPVYGVATVGAEGTSADSGWGGASSAEYTAYGVVVAGDEAEAPASPATPGAAPAPARMPPATVQWLLDHYETAEGESSVSLPRSTLYAHYLRHCATHRLEPVNAASFGKLIRSVFIGLRTRRLGTRGNSKYHYYGIRAKPGVEHDHSEAGDAQDQHDNVDDKTDVLDQEGRSRSRSRDSASSPTHAHRQYLGAAAPPEPPPLSIHPLPDDVTQDMLNALRRHHRDHGAEFLSAVAALDATGVERARRGFWRRPPASLCRRTLARLTSRPDVCTWLRSAELRLHQRAVELLLPDVLRPIPAALTQAIRNFAKGVEAALAAGAAGAPARAARAQAQAAQALAAALRRYTSLNHLAQAARAVLTNHHQIHQMLADLNRVDFRVVREQAAWACSCGSAATAHKLEADFKATLGRGASLEQWAGWLEGCVRTALAPHERRADYTARARRLLLDWSFYSSLVIRELTLRSAASFGSFHLIRLLYDEYVSYLIERRVAAHHDAPPIAVMHRHHEQDEEDIPEEQPRADPDDDDQDWEWDDDDEEDDEPDCKKQKLPEQ
- the LOC110374551 gene encoding transcription factor RFX3 isoform X2 translates to MSEMGFENVFYLENFECAGDEVLVESSPPASPDMAARLAAPTQGGGTAGAASPSAVRELIVIPEIPDSMHLQHAMQQVSSTVVEVNGDSSGHSSPTAEAQHTYITVASELRGAWARPGSRVKTEDHSDQESEGGNGVNYHVQYVTEPQEIYTQGHQTHMEPLRYPVYGVATVGAEGTSADSGWGGASSAEYTAYGVVVAGDEAEAPASPATPGAAPAPARMPPATVQWLLDHYETAEGVSLPRSTLYAHYLRHCATHRLEPVNAASFGKLIRSVFIGLRTRRLGTRGNSKYHYYGIRAKPGVEHDHSEAGDAQDQHDNVDDKTDVLDQEGRSRSRSRDSASSPTHAHRQYLGAAAPPEPPPLSIHPLPDDVTQDMLNALRRHHRDHGAEFLSAVAALDATGVERARRGFWRRPPASLCRRTLARLTSRPDVCTWLRSAELRLHQRAVELLLPDVLRPIPAALTQAIRNFAKGVEAALAAGAAGAPARAARAQAQAAQALAAALRRYTSLNHLAQAARAVLTNHHQIHQMLADLNRVDFRVVREQAAWACSCGSAATAHKLEADFKATLGRGASLEQWAGWLEGCVRTALAPHERRADYTARARRLLLDWSFYSSLVIRELTLRSAASFGSFHLIRLLYDEYVSYLIERRVAAHHDAPPIAVMHRHHEQDEEDIPEEQPRADPDDDDQDWEWDDDDEEDDEPDCKKQKLPEQ
- the LOC110374551 gene encoding transcription factor RFX3 isoform X4 → MEVPRYRSYYPCEGGNGVNYHVQYVTEPQEIYTQGHQTHMEPLRYPVYGVATVGAEGTSADSGWGGASSAEYTAYGVVVAGDEAEAPASPATPGAAPAPARMPPATVQWLLDHYETAEGESSVSLPRSTLYAHYLRHCATHRLEPVNAASFGKLIRSVFIGLRTRRLGTRGNSKYHYYGIRAKPGVEHDHSEAGDAQDQHDNVDDKTDVLDQEGRSRSRSRDSASSPTHAHRQYLGAAAPPEPPPLSIHPLPDDVTQDMLNALRRHHRDHGAEFLSAVAALDATGVERARRGFWRRPPASLCRRTLARLTSRPDVCTWLRSAELRLHQRAVELLLPDVLRPIPAALTQAIRNFAKGVEAALAAGAAGAPARAARAQAQAAQALAAALRRYTSLNHLAQAARAVLTNHHQIHQMLADLNRVDFRVVREQAAWACSCGSAATAHKLEADFKATLGRGASLEQWAGWLEGCVRTALAPHERRADYTARARRLLLDWSFYSSLVIRELTLRSAASFGSFHLIRLLYDEYVSYLIERRVAAHHDAPPIAVMHRHHEQDEEDIPEEQPRADPDDDDQDWEWDDDDEEDDEPDCKKQKLPEQ